The sequence ACGACGCCTATATCCTTATCCACGACGGCAAGATCAACAACATCAAGGATCTCCTTCCCACCCTCGAGAAGGTCGTCCAGACCGGCAAGCCTCTGCTCATCATCGCCGAGGACGTGGAAGGCGAAGCTCTTGCCACTCTCGTGGTGAACAAGCTGCGCGGCGTCATGCAGGTCGCGGCCGTGAAGGCCCCTGGATTCGGCGACCGCCGCAAGGCCATGCTCCAGGACATCGCCATCGTCACGGGCGGCCAGGTCATCAGCGAAGAGATCGGCATCAAGCTTGACAACACCGAAATCTCGATGCTCGGCAAGGCCAAGAAGGTTCGCATCACCAAGGAAGAGACCACCATCGTGGAAGGCGCCGGCAATTCCGAGGAAATCAGGAAGCGCGCCGCCCAGATCAAGAAGGAGATCGAGGATTCCACCTCCGAGTACGACAAGGAGAAGCTCCAGGAGCGCCTTGCCAAGCTTGTCGGCGGTGTGGCCGTGATCCAGGTCGGTTCCGCCACCGAGACCGAACAGAAGGAACTGAAGCACCGCATCGAGGACGCCCTTAACGCCACCCGCGCCGCAGTGGAGGAAGGCATCGTGGCCGGCGGCGGCGTCGCTCCCGTGAACTGCATCGACGCCCTTGAGAAATTCGTCGCCACCCTGGCAGGCGACGAGCGCACCGGCGCCACCATCGTCCTGAAGGCTCTCACCGCTCCCCTGCACCTCATCGCCGAGAACGCCGGATTCCAGGGCGACGTGGTCGTCGAGAAGGTCCGCAGCCTGAAGGCCGGGCACGGACTGAACGCCGTCACAGGTGAATATGTCGACATGATCGATGCCGGCATCATCGACCCCGTGAAGGTTACCCGCAGCGCCCTCCAGAACGCGGGCTCCATCGCCGCCATGGTCCTCACCACCGAGGCCATCGTCGCCGACAAGCCCGAGAAGAAGGAACCCGCCATGCCCAGGGGCGGCATGGGCGGCATGGAGGATATGTACTAGAATCCATCCCCCAGCGGGAAGGAAGAAATGGTATAAATGGTATAGTGAAGCCTCCCGGAGGAATCCGGGAGGCTTTTTTTCAGTGGAAGGGGCGTTCATGAAAGAACCGGGAACGGACGGAAGTTCCGGAATGACGGCGCAGGGGAGAGGCAGACAGGTTTTTCCCTTTTCAGGGCGTTCCACGTCGGGAAGGCCCTGGATGTCCTCCGCATGGAACAGGGCTGTCCTTCGCCTCCGGGCGGGGAGAGGTCACCCTGGAGGGGACCGGGGCCTGGGGATTTAGGAATGTCCTAAATCTGCAGCTTTTTCTGGCAGAGGGAGTGTCGCCAGGCACAGCGCCCGGGCCGAGAAACCGACAAGGATGTCGGTTTCAGGTGCAGTTGTCAAGGACGACAATCTGCACCGGCGGCCCAAGCGAGCACTGGTGACGCTCCCCGCTGCCTGCGGATTTAGGAATGTTCCCTTCTATGGAGCCGGAAAGGGCTTTCTGATAAGATACCTGTGCTATACACCCCATTGATTCGGAGGAATGGTTTTTGGACAACATTGTCATTCTTGATTGCGGTTCCCAGTTCACCCAGCTCATCGCCCGCAGGGTCAGGGAACTGAAGGTGCACAGCGAAATCCTTCCCTGGGATGTTTCCCTCGGGGAGATTGAAAGCCGCAGGCCGAGCGGCATCATCATCTCGGGAGGCCCCATGAGCGTCACCGACGAGGATGCCCCCGCCGTGCCGGAAGGATTATTCTCACTGGGAGTGCCCGTGCTGGGCGTCTGTTACGGAATGCAGCTCATCACCAGCATGATGGGTGGCAGGGTCACCTCGGGAAAGGCAAGGGAGTACGGCAGGACGGAGATAGCCGTGTCGGGCAAGTCCCTCCTTTTCGAGGGGACGCCGTCCTCTTTCGAGGTCTGGATGAGCCACGGCGACCACATCGAAGAGCTTGCACCGGGATTTTCCCGGGTCGCCGAGACATCGAAGGGCGTTCCGGCTGCCATTGAGAACCCCGAAAAGGGCATCTGGGGGCTCCAGTTCCACCCCGAAGTGGTCCACACCCGTTTCGGCACCGAAATTCTCTCCAACTTCCTTTTCCGGGTCTGCTCCTGCTCCCCCGACTGGGACCTGGGGAACTGGATCGACATCATGGTGGAGGAAATCCGGCAGAAGACGGGCGACGACCGGGTCATCTGCGGCCTGTCGGGCGGCGTTGATTCGTCGGTAGCGGCGGTTCTCACGGCCCGGGCCATCGGCGACAGGCTCGACTGCATTTTCGTGAACAACGGCCTGCTCCGCCTCGGCGAGGCCGAGGAAGTGCTGGAGCAGTACAAGCAGCTCAATCTCAAGGTTCATTACGTGGACGCCTCCCGGACGTTCCTGTCCGCCCTCGCCGGAGTCACCGATCCGGAGAAGAAGCGGAAGATCATCGGCGAAACCTTCATCCGGGTCTTCGAAAAGGAAGCCGCCCGATTCGAGGACGCCGCCTGGCTCCTCCAGGGGACACTCTATCCCGACGTGATCGAGAGCGGCCATAAGGGAAAGAACGCCTCGGTCATCAAGAGCCACCATAACGTGGGCGGACTGCCGGAGGACATGAAACTGAAGGTTCTTGAACCCCTCCGGGATCTCTTCAAGGACGAGGTCCGATCCACCGGTCGTCTTCTCGGCGTGCCGGAGGCCATCGTGTCCAGACAGCCCTTTCCCGGCCCGGGGCTCGCCGTGCGGTGCCTCGGCGAGATCGACGGGACGAGGCTGGACACCCTCCGCCGCGCGGACGCCATCTTTCGGGAGGAGATCGCTTCCTGGGAGGGGTATCCCTCCATCTGGCAGGCCTTCGCCGTTTTGCTGCCGGTGAAAACCGTGGGCGTCATGGGCGATTCCAGGACCTACTCGGAAGTGGCCGTTCTCCGGGCGGTGGAGTCCCACGACGGGATGACCGCCGACTGGGTCCGGGTGCCCTACGACATCCTCGACCGGACAGCCCGCAGGATCTGCAACGAGGTGAAGGGAGTGAACCGGGTGGCGCTCGACGTGACGAGCAAGCCGCCCTCCACCATAGAGTGGGAATAGGATGAACGGGGGGGACGGCACGGGACGATCATAGCCTGCAGAAAGGGAAGGAATGGTTTCATGCCTCTTCTAATCGCTGTTTCCGGATTTAAGGACGGGGGAAAGACCACCCTCGCCCTCGCGCTGCTGCAGGAAATTCTTTCCGCCGGTTTGAGCGCCGGTTTTGTAAAGCATACTGGGGAGGATGTCCTTTCCCCGAAGGGGACCGACACGGGCAGGGCCTCCGCCCTCGGAATTTCCGCCGTCTACTGGGGCAGGGACGGGGCCCTCCTTGAAACGGGGACCGGAGAAATCTCCAGGGAAAAGATACTGGAATTCTTTCCCGGCAAGGACGTCGTGATCGTGGAGGGGGCCAAGAACATTCCCCTCCCCAGGATTTGGGTGGGTTCCCCTGAGGATCTGCCGCCGGACGTGAAGGGCGTATTCGCCTTTTTCGACCGCACCGGGGCGGGCGGAGATGGAAACCGCATTTTCGTCCCCGGGCGGGAGAAGGAACTTGCGGGGCAGATTATCGAAATGTACGAAAAAGCCGAGGGGGATCAGCCTGCCTCCCTGTTCGTGAAGGGAAAGCGGATTCCCCTGAAGCCCTTTGTCTCGGGGATGATCGCAGGATGTCTCGCCGGGCTTGTCCTTCCCCTGAAGGGAGTGAACTCGCTGAAAGGAGGGGCGGAAATTTACCTGAAACAACGGAAATAAGGCATTTTCGGGCAGTCCATGCTTGTTTTTTGTATTTTTACTCCCTATAATTACTTTCGCACCGGGTTTTGTCCATATTTTTTTCTTCAGTCGTGGACGCTAGTCTCATCATATCGAGGAGGTAGTGGAAATGGACTTTTTGTTGTTGCTGATCGTCGGCATCACGGGAATCGCCGCCCTTGCTTTCGCCTTCATTTCCTATGTGCGTATCGACATCTTCAGGGTTGATAACGAAAGGATCTCCGAGCTTTCACACATTATTCACAGGGGGGCAATGGCCTTCCTGTACAGGGAATACAAATGGCTTCTTCCCTTCCTGCTTATCGTGGGAGTGCTGCTCTGGGTCAAGATCGGCGGATCGGCCGGCTTCTCCTTCATTATCGGCGGACTTTGCAGCGCCGCAGCCGGCTACGCCGGCATGGTGGTCGCCACCAAGGCGAACGGCAAAACGGCCTTCGCCGCCACCAAAGGCATGAACGAGGCCCTCACCATGGCCTTCAAGGGAGGCAGCGTCATGGGCATGTCCGTGGTCGGCATCGGCGTCCTGGGCATCCTGTTCTGCTACGCCCTCTTCGAGGATCCGACCCTCATCACCAGCTTCGGTATGGGAGCCAGCTCCATCGCTCTTTTCGCCCGTGTGGGCGGCGGAATTTACACCAAGGCCGCCGACGTGGGAGCCGACCTTGTGGGAAAGGTTGAAGCCGGAATCCCCGAGGACGACCCCAGGAATCCGGCGGTCATCGCCGACAACGTAGGTGACAACGTAGGCGACATCGCCGGGATGGGTGCCGACCTGTTCGAGTCCTACGTGAACTCCATCATCGCCGCCATGGCCATCGGCCTTGCCGTGTTCGGATCGAAGGGTGTGGTCTATCCCCTCGTCCTTGCCGCCGTGGGCATTCTCTCCGCCATCACCGGAACCACCTTCGTCAAGGTGAAGGACGGCGGAAGCGCTTCCGCGGCCCTCCGCACGGGAACCTTCGTCACCGGCGGGATCATGATCGGCGGTGCCTTCCTCGTCACCCTTGCCATGTTCAGGGAATTTGCGCTCTTCTGGTCCGTTCTCTCGGGCGTGGGCGTCGGCGTGCTCATCGGTTTCGTCACCGAGATCTACACCTCCGGTGACTACAGTTCGGTGAAGCACATCGCCGAGTCCTCCAAGACCGGACCGGCTACGGTCATTCTGGCCGGCATGGCGGTGGGCATGAAGTCCACGGTGATTCCCGTGCTCCTCATCTGCGCCGCGACCCTCATCAGCTTCTACTTCGGCGGCCTCTACGGAATCGCCTGCGCCGCCGTGGGAATGCTCTCCATCACGGGAATGGCCCTGAGCGTGGACGCCTACGGCCCCATCGCCGACAACGCGGGCGGCATCGCCGAGATGAGCCACCTGCCCAAGGAAGTCCGCAAGATCACCGACAAGCTCGACGCCATCGGCAACACCACCGCCGCCATGGGCAAGGGCCTTGCCATCGGCTCGGCCGCCCTCACCGCCCTCGCCCTGTTCACCGCCTACGCCCATACGGTGAAGCTCACAGCCATCGACCTCAACGATCCGAAGGTCATGGTGGGGCTCTTCCTCGGCGGAATGCTTCCCTTCCTGTTCAGTTCCATGTCCATCCAGGCCGTGGGACGAGCGGCGGAGGCCATGATCGACGAAGTGCGCCGCCAGTTCAAGGAAATTCCCGGAATCATGGAGGGCACCGGAAAGCCCGAATATGAAAAGTGCGTGGACATTTCCACCGCCGCAGCCCTGAAGGAAATGATCGTCCCCGGCCTGCTCGCGATCCTTTCTCCCGTAGTGGTAGGTTTCGCCCTGGGCGCTCAGGCTCTCGGCGGGCTTCTCGGCGGCTCCATCGTCACCGGCGTGATGCTGGCCATCTTCATGTCCAACGCCGGCGGTGCCTGGGACAACGCCAAGAAGTACATCGAGGAGGGCAACTTCGGCGGCAAGGGAACTTCCGAGCATGCCGCGGCAGTGGTGGGCGACACCGTGGGCGACCCATTCAAGGACACCGCCGGCCCCAGCCTGAACATCCTCATCAAGCTCATGTCCGTTGTGGCCCTTGTTCTTGCACCCCTTTTCGTGTAAAGGAAAAAGAAGAGTACAATACTGGGGGGAAGGGAAACCTTCCCCCCGAATTTTTTTGTTTTCAGGAGGATCAGGGTGCAGTCCGACGACGTCCGCCGCATCAAGGAACGACTCGATATCGTGGAAGTGATAGGGGATCATGTCCGCCTGAAGAAGGCCGGGGCGAACTTCATCGGCCTCTGCCCCTTTCACGAGGAGAAGACCCCGTCCTTCTCCGTCTCCCCGTCCCGGCAGACCTTTCACTGCTTCGGTTGCGGCCAGGGAGGCGATATCTTCACCTTCGTGATGGAGAAAGAGGGCCTCGGCTTCAGGGAGGCCCTGGAAATCCTCGCATCGAGGGCGGGAGTGACCCTTTCCGCCGCCGGGAGAGGGGAGAAGAGGGGCCGGAACCTGACGGACATTATGGAGATGGCCTGCTCCCATTACCGGGACCTTCTCCGGGGGCCCGAGGGAGAGGCTGCCCGGGCCTATCTCGCGAGACGGAACCTGCCCCCTGAAACCTGGGAGCGTTTTGAGCTGGGGTGGGCCCCATCATCCTGGGACTCCCTCTGGAACAGCCTCTTCAGGCAGGGCGTCCAGCCGAAGGAGGCCCTGGATGCGGGGCTCGTGCTTGAGGGGAAGGGGGGACTCTACGACCGTTTTCGTGGCAGGGTCATCTTCCCGGTCCGGGATATCGCAGGGCGGCTTCTTGCCTTCGGAGGGCGGCTCATCGACGGCGAGGGGGCCAAGTACATCAACAGCCCGGAGGGAGTGCTCTACAGCAAGAGAAAAAACCTCTACCTCCTGCACCGGGCGAAGGAGGCAGCCCGGGCTTCGGGGCGGCTGATCCTCGTGGAAGGCTATATGGATGCCATTCGGCTCCATCTGGGAGGATTCGAGGAGACGGCCGCATCCCTGGGAACGGCCCTCACCGAAGACCAGGCAGCGCTCATCCGCAGACTGACGGACCGGTGCTGCATCTGCTACGACTCCGACCTCGCCGGGCAGGAGGCGGCCATGAGGGGGATGTACGTCCTCCAGAAGGCGGGACTGGACGTTCGGGTCGTGGAGCTCCCCAGCGGGAAGGACCCGGATGACCTTCTCTCTCTTCCCGAGGGAAAGGATCTCTTCGGGAAGGCCCTCGAATCAGCCAGGCCGCTGATTCTCCATCACGTCTACCTTCGCGGGGAGATGCTCCGTTCCCCGGAGAAACGCCGAAAGGCCACCGACGAGATTTTGTCGGGCCTGGGCAGCCTGTCCCCGGTGGACGTGGCTCCGTACCTGGCGAGGGTCGCCTCCGCCATGGGCATCTTTCCCCATGAACTCAGCAGCCTCCTGGAAGACTACCGGAAGAGGGGCGCGGGCCGGGAAACCACGGCCCCGGCGAAGGGAAAGCGTGCCCCGGCCGAGAAGGAACATGAGACTGACGAAGTGGAGGCCGCCCTCTGCGCCCTGTTGTGGAAGGACGACCACATCCGAAGGACCGCCGACGAAATAAAAGTCCTCTCCCTTCTTGAGGACGAACGGCTCCAGACGGTGGCCGCCGCCCTTCTTTCCGCCCCCTCCAGGGATGAAGTGGAGGCCCGCTGGCATTCCCTCGGCGAAACCTTCCCTCTCAGGGCCATCGCCCGCGGAGGGGACTGGTGTGAAGGGCTCGGGGAAAACCAGGCCGCCTGGGACGTGGTTCTGGGCATCCTCGCCAAGAAGAAGGCCCGCCGGGAATATGAACGCATCAGGGAAAAACTTTCCCGGGGGGAGGCGGACAGGGAAGATCTTCTGAGGTTCCGGGAGGTGGCCATGCTGCTCAAGAGCAATCCCCGGGAATAAGGAAAAATGACTTTGTGAAAGAATTGAAAAATGAGGACGAGGTTTGATATACTTTTCGTTGGTTTCAAAACCGGAGGAAGAAGAATCATGAGACTGGACAAATATCTGAAACTTGCCCGCCTCGTTAAGAGGCGCACCGCGGCTCAGGAAATGGTCACCCTCGGCGCAGTGAGGATCAACGGCAGGCAGTGCAAGCCCGCGGCGGAGGTTCGGGCCGGGGACGTTCTCGACATAGCCTATCCGTCGAGGATCCTGACCGTGGAGGTCCTCTGCGACGATGAAAACGCACTGAAGCGGGGCGCTCCCGGAGGGGCCTACGGCGTTCGGGAGGAACGGCGGGCGGATCCGGCGGAGAAACCGTGGTAGCGGCAGAAAATCATCCCCTGTTCGGACGAGGATGGAACTGAAAAGGAGCTGAGATCGATGAGCAGTAT is a genomic window of Aminivibrio sp. containing:
- the groL gene encoding chaperonin GroEL (60 kDa chaperone family; promotes refolding of misfolded polypeptides especially under stressful conditions; forms two stacked rings of heptamers to form a barrel-shaped 14mer; ends can be capped by GroES; misfolded proteins enter the barrel where they are refolded when GroES binds), which translates into the protein MAKILIFGEEARRAMLRGIDKVADTVGVTLGPKGRNVVLEKKFGSPTITNDGVTIAKEIELEDVYENTGAQLVKEVASKTNDIAGDGTTTATVFARAIIAEGMKNVAAGANGMLMRAGIERAIDFVVDELKKKAISVKNRDKIAQVASISANDKAVGQLIAEAMDKVGEDGVITVEDSQTVGTTLEMVEGLQFDKGYISPYMVTDPERMEVSLDDAYILIHDGKINNIKDLLPTLEKVVQTGKPLLIIAEDVEGEALATLVVNKLRGVMQVAAVKAPGFGDRRKAMLQDIAIVTGGQVISEEIGIKLDNTEISMLGKAKKVRITKEETTIVEGAGNSEEIRKRAAQIKKEIEDSTSEYDKEKLQERLAKLVGGVAVIQVGSATETEQKELKHRIEDALNATRAAVEEGIVAGGGVAPVNCIDALEKFVATLAGDERTGATIVLKALTAPLHLIAENAGFQGDVVVEKVRSLKAGHGLNAVTGEYVDMIDAGIIDPVKVTRSALQNAGSIAAMVLTTEAIVADKPEKKEPAMPRGGMGGMEDMY
- the guaA gene encoding glutamine-hydrolyzing GMP synthase — protein: MDNIVILDCGSQFTQLIARRVRELKVHSEILPWDVSLGEIESRRPSGIIISGGPMSVTDEDAPAVPEGLFSLGVPVLGVCYGMQLITSMMGGRVTSGKAREYGRTEIAVSGKSLLFEGTPSSFEVWMSHGDHIEELAPGFSRVAETSKGVPAAIENPEKGIWGLQFHPEVVHTRFGTEILSNFLFRVCSCSPDWDLGNWIDIMVEEIRQKTGDDRVICGLSGGVDSSVAAVLTARAIGDRLDCIFVNNGLLRLGEAEEVLEQYKQLNLKVHYVDASRTFLSALAGVTDPEKKRKIIGETFIRVFEKEAARFEDAAWLLQGTLYPDVIESGHKGKNASVIKSHHNVGGLPEDMKLKVLEPLRDLFKDEVRSTGRLLGVPEAIVSRQPFPGPGLAVRCLGEIDGTRLDTLRRADAIFREEIASWEGYPSIWQAFAVLLPVKTVGVMGDSRTYSEVAVLRAVESHDGMTADWVRVPYDILDRTARRICNEVKGVNRVALDVTSKPPSTIEWE
- a CDS encoding molybdopterin-guanine dinucleotide biosynthesis protein MobB, which produces MPLLIAVSGFKDGGKTTLALALLQEILSAGLSAGFVKHTGEDVLSPKGTDTGRASALGISAVYWGRDGALLETGTGEISREKILEFFPGKDVVIVEGAKNIPLPRIWVGSPEDLPPDVKGVFAFFDRTGAGGDGNRIFVPGREKELAGQIIEMYEKAEGDQPASLFVKGKRIPLKPFVSGMIAGCLAGLVLPLKGVNSLKGGAEIYLKQRK
- a CDS encoding sodium-translocating pyrophosphatase, whose amino-acid sequence is MDFLLLLIVGITGIAALAFAFISYVRIDIFRVDNERISELSHIIHRGAMAFLYREYKWLLPFLLIVGVLLWVKIGGSAGFSFIIGGLCSAAAGYAGMVVATKANGKTAFAATKGMNEALTMAFKGGSVMGMSVVGIGVLGILFCYALFEDPTLITSFGMGASSIALFARVGGGIYTKAADVGADLVGKVEAGIPEDDPRNPAVIADNVGDNVGDIAGMGADLFESYVNSIIAAMAIGLAVFGSKGVVYPLVLAAVGILSAITGTTFVKVKDGGSASAALRTGTFVTGGIMIGGAFLVTLAMFREFALFWSVLSGVGVGVLIGFVTEIYTSGDYSSVKHIAESSKTGPATVILAGMAVGMKSTVIPVLLICAATLISFYFGGLYGIACAAVGMLSITGMALSVDAYGPIADNAGGIAEMSHLPKEVRKITDKLDAIGNTTAAMGKGLAIGSAALTALALFTAYAHTVKLTAIDLNDPKVMVGLFLGGMLPFLFSSMSIQAVGRAAEAMIDEVRRQFKEIPGIMEGTGKPEYEKCVDISTAAALKEMIVPGLLAILSPVVVGFALGAQALGGLLGGSIVTGVMLAIFMSNAGGAWDNAKKYIEEGNFGGKGTSEHAAAVVGDTVGDPFKDTAGPSLNILIKLMSVVALVLAPLFV
- the dnaG gene encoding DNA primase gives rise to the protein MQSDDVRRIKERLDIVEVIGDHVRLKKAGANFIGLCPFHEEKTPSFSVSPSRQTFHCFGCGQGGDIFTFVMEKEGLGFREALEILASRAGVTLSAAGRGEKRGRNLTDIMEMACSHYRDLLRGPEGEAARAYLARRNLPPETWERFELGWAPSSWDSLWNSLFRQGVQPKEALDAGLVLEGKGGLYDRFRGRVIFPVRDIAGRLLAFGGRLIDGEGAKYINSPEGVLYSKRKNLYLLHRAKEAARASGRLILVEGYMDAIRLHLGGFEETAASLGTALTEDQAALIRRLTDRCCICYDSDLAGQEAAMRGMYVLQKAGLDVRVVELPSGKDPDDLLSLPEGKDLFGKALESARPLILHHVYLRGEMLRSPEKRRKATDEILSGLGSLSPVDVAPYLARVASAMGIFPHELSSLLEDYRKRGAGRETTAPAKGKRAPAEKEHETDEVEAALCALLWKDDHIRRTADEIKVLSLLEDERLQTVAAALLSAPSRDEVEARWHSLGETFPLRAIARGGDWCEGLGENQAAWDVVLGILAKKKARREYERIREKLSRGEADREDLLRFREVAMLLKSNPRE
- a CDS encoding RNA-binding S4 domain-containing protein, which translates into the protein MRLDKYLKLARLVKRRTAAQEMVTLGAVRINGRQCKPAAEVRAGDVLDIAYPSRILTVEVLCDDENALKRGAPGGAYGVREERRADPAEKPW